A single region of the Acidobacteriota bacterium genome encodes:
- a CDS encoding alpha/beta hydrolase — protein MQPDRRASAADGAQIRYRLAGNGPVVALTHGLGGHLDYWEPTVETLQDRCTVLTWDVRGFGGSERRPGTMAPETWAADLATVLDEIGADAAVIAGFSMGGVISQRFALDFPARTRALILISTSSEVNERAEAGWNARADVVERDGLAKALAPADPAISYGKEYGERHAEEIAEAARLSIERNDAASYAAACRAVSNIDYTVDLQTITCPTLILQGLEDALTPPGGSVIMSRRIQGSRLIMLENCGHWIPTERPAEFHAEVEAFLAEVA, from the coding sequence GTGCAGCCTGACAGGCGGGCGAGCGCGGCTGACGGCGCGCAAATCCGCTATCGGCTCGCGGGCAACGGCCCGGTCGTCGCACTCACGCACGGCCTCGGCGGTCATCTGGACTACTGGGAGCCCACGGTAGAAACGCTCCAGGACCGCTGCACCGTTCTGACCTGGGACGTCCGGGGCTTCGGCGGCTCGGAACGACGTCCCGGCACGATGGCGCCGGAAACCTGGGCCGCCGATCTTGCCACCGTGCTCGACGAAATCGGCGCCGACGCCGCCGTGATCGCCGGTTTCTCCATGGGTGGCGTGATCTCGCAACGGTTCGCGCTCGACTTCCCTGCTCGCACGCGGGCGCTGATTCTGATCAGTACGTCGAGCGAAGTGAACGAACGCGCCGAAGCCGGTTGGAACGCCCGCGCCGACGTGGTCGAGCGGGACGGTCTGGCCAAGGCCCTCGCGCCCGCCGACCCCGCCATCTCCTATGGCAAGGAATACGGGGAACGGCACGCCGAGGAAATCGCGGAGGCCGCGCGTCTCTCCATCGAACGCAACGACGCCGCCTCCTATGCAGCCGCCTGCCGCGCGGTCTCGAACATCGACTACACGGTCGATCTGCAGACGATCACCTGCCCGACCCTGATCCTCCAGGGCCTCGAGGACGCACTCACCCCACCCGGCGGCAGCGTCATCATGTCCCGCCGGATCCAGGGCTCCCGCCTCATCATGCTCGAGAACTGCGGCCACTGGATCCCCACTGAACGCCCCGCCGAGTTCCACGCCGAAGTCGAGGCGTTCCTGGCCGAAGTCGCCTGA
- a CDS encoding alpha/beta fold hydrolase, with protein sequence MRRDSMAKVGFGMALVGIAVAALTSVPALAAGELMDVEGYPSLVRKPVEIWSDGTRLAGDVFYPKATAEGEKLPAIVLCHGWGGTKAHLNRGIAPRFATAGYLVLAFDYRGWGESDSRLVVHGEMPKPDEDGYVTVRAQAIRQLVDPLDQQEDIDAAISFVEGEPHADASRIGIWGSSFGGGHVIWRAAHDRRVKAVAAQVGAMDQRAGLVTAPGGLKGFHRTAIQRARGEVEPVPVGAAQPEGLTGSPYYERFAKFSPVEDAHLITAPTIIIDAQQEHYFDIREHGQRVFKILSGRVPVEYHAWEMSHYDIYGGDWLDKAMAAEIDFFDRHLK encoded by the coding sequence ATGAGAAGGGACTCCATGGCGAAGGTCGGATTCGGGATGGCGCTGGTCGGAATTGCCGTCGCGGCGCTGACTTCCGTGCCAGCCCTGGCCGCCGGCGAGTTGATGGATGTCGAGGGCTACCCGTCCCTCGTGCGCAAGCCGGTCGAGATCTGGAGCGACGGCACGCGGCTGGCCGGCGACGTGTTCTACCCGAAGGCGACGGCCGAAGGCGAGAAGCTGCCGGCGATCGTGCTCTGCCATGGCTGGGGCGGCACGAAGGCGCACCTGAACCGGGGCATCGCGCCGCGTTTCGCCACCGCCGGCTACCTGGTGCTCGCGTTCGACTACCGGGGCTGGGGCGAGAGCGATTCCCGTCTCGTCGTTCACGGCGAGATGCCGAAGCCCGATGAGGACGGCTACGTGACGGTCCGGGCGCAGGCGATCCGGCAGCTCGTCGACCCGCTGGACCAGCAGGAGGACATCGACGCCGCGATCAGCTTCGTCGAGGGTGAGCCGCACGCGGACGCCTCGCGGATCGGCATCTGGGGCTCCAGCTTCGGCGGCGGCCACGTCATCTGGCGCGCGGCCCATGACCGGCGCGTGAAGGCGGTTGCGGCCCAGGTCGGCGCGATGGATCAGCGGGCGGGCCTCGTCACCGCGCCGGGCGGTCTGAAGGGATTCCACCGGACCGCCATCCAGCGCGCCCGCGGCGAGGTCGAGCCGGTTCCGGTCGGCGCCGCCCAGCCGGAGGGCCTGACCGGCAGCCCGTACTACGAGCGCTTCGCGAAGTTCTCACCGGTCGAGGACGCGCACCTCATCACGGCGCCCACGATCATCATCGACGCGCAGCAGGAGCACTACTTCGACATCCGGGAACACGGCCAGCGGGTCTTCAAGATCCTCTCGGGCCGGGTGCCGGTCGAGTACCACGCCTGGGAGATGAGCCACTACGACATCTACGGCGGTGACTGGCTCGACAAGGCGATGGCCGCCGAGATCGACTTCTTCGACCGCCACCTGAAGTAG
- a CDS encoding DUF5916 domain-containing protein — protein MKRVVAAWLVAIPSLWAAASEGQTDRPAATALAIGEAPLLDGRVLDDPVWQSVAPASGTTQTRPFAGEPGTERTDVRFAFTEDTLFVAVVCHDRQPDGIVISDSRRDAALDETDSFQVIFDTFQDGRNGFVFGTNPAGIEYDGQVVQGGSGVFSGMGGGGSRFRGSLSTGFNLNWDGAWNVATQVGEFGWSAEFAIPFRTLRYPPTDVQTWGLNFQRNIARHREVAFWSELDRNHDLDRLTDAGSLQGVEPPPQRNLKLIPYAIGSSREPPTAGSDNESDSDLGVDLKYSVTPSLTLDLTYNTDFAQVEVDEQQVNLDRFNLFFPEKRPFFLENAGLFTVGARSGGSRASARVDLFFSRRIGIGPRGELIPIDYGGRLSGKAGRFNVGLLHMQTATVGGLHGNNYAVARVNRELGERSSIGGIFVSREGVGSLAPEDDTNRAYAIDGKWGIGEHHTIETYVAQTDTPGLDGDDSSMLVSYNLGKPQWRGSLSVAEARENFNPEVGFMSRRDFRNFSAFGMRTIRPKNLLGFHELRPHASYSGIWDFDGYLETEYIHVDNHWEWRNGFQVHTGVNFTKEGVKETFEIVEGIPVQAGRYSHDELQTVFSTNQAKPFSVYIRNITGGFFGGDRSSTSFTLLARRGERLTSELTWDHNDVDIDAGSFQVNLGRLRLSYSITPRMLVQALAQYNDQSDNVSANLRFSWLQDANTGLFVVYNEVDELGARILYERPDRTVIVKYSRLVDVFR, from the coding sequence GTGAAGAGAGTTGTCGCGGCGTGGCTCGTCGCAATCCCGTCGCTATGGGCCGCTGCGTCCGAAGGCCAGACCGACCGCCCCGCGGCAACAGCCCTGGCGATCGGCGAGGCGCCCCTGCTCGACGGCCGGGTTCTGGACGATCCGGTCTGGCAAAGCGTCGCGCCGGCTTCCGGCACGACCCAGACCCGGCCCTTCGCCGGTGAGCCGGGTACCGAACGCACCGACGTCCGCTTCGCGTTCACGGAAGACACCCTCTTCGTCGCCGTCGTCTGCCACGACCGCCAACCGGACGGCATCGTCATCTCGGACAGCCGCCGCGACGCGGCGCTCGACGAGACTGACAGCTTCCAGGTCATCTTCGACACGTTCCAGGACGGGCGCAACGGCTTCGTGTTCGGCACGAACCCCGCCGGCATCGAGTACGACGGCCAGGTCGTGCAAGGCGGCTCCGGCGTGTTCAGCGGCATGGGCGGAGGCGGCAGCCGCTTCCGGGGCTCCTTGTCCACCGGATTCAACCTGAACTGGGACGGCGCCTGGAACGTCGCGACGCAAGTCGGCGAGTTCGGCTGGAGCGCCGAGTTCGCGATTCCGTTCCGTACCCTCCGCTATCCCCCGACCGACGTGCAGACCTGGGGCCTGAACTTCCAGCGCAACATCGCCCGCCACCGGGAGGTCGCCTTCTGGTCCGAACTTGACCGGAACCACGACCTGGACCGGCTGACCGACGCGGGCTCGCTCCAGGGCGTCGAGCCGCCGCCCCAGCGCAACCTGAAGCTGATCCCCTACGCGATCGGATCGAGCCGGGAGCCGCCCACGGCCGGCAGCGACAACGAGTCGGACTCCGACCTCGGCGTCGACCTCAAGTACAGCGTGACCCCGAGCCTGACCCTCGACCTGACCTACAACACGGACTTCGCCCAGGTCGAGGTCGACGAGCAGCAGGTGAACCTCGACCGGTTCAACCTGTTCTTCCCCGAGAAGCGACCGTTCTTTCTGGAGAACGCCGGGCTGTTCACGGTCGGAGCCCGTTCGGGAGGAAGCCGTGCATCGGCCCGCGTCGACCTGTTCTTCAGCCGACGCATCGGCATCGGACCCCGCGGCGAGTTGATCCCGATCGACTACGGCGGCCGGCTCTCCGGCAAGGCCGGCCGCTTCAACGTCGGGCTGCTCCACATGCAGACCGCCACGGTGGGAGGGCTTCACGGCAACAACTACGCCGTCGCCCGCGTCAACCGGGAACTGGGCGAGCGCTCCAGTATCGGCGGCATCTTCGTCAGCCGAGAGGGCGTGGGCAGCCTCGCACCGGAGGACGACACGAACCGCGCCTACGCCATCGACGGCAAGTGGGGAATCGGCGAGCACCACACGATCGAGACCTACGTCGCCCAGACCGACACGCCCGGACTCGACGGCGACGACAGCTCGATGCTCGTCAGCTACAACCTCGGCAAGCCCCAGTGGCGCGGCAGCCTCAGCGTCGCGGAAGCTCGCGAGAACTTCAACCCGGAAGTCGGCTTCATGTCGCGACGGGACTTCCGAAACTTCTCCGCGTTCGGCATGCGCACGATCCGACCGAAGAACCTCCTCGGTTTTCACGAACTCCGGCCTCACGCCTCGTACAGCGGCATCTGGGACTTCGACGGCTACCTGGAGACCGAGTACATCCACGTCGACAACCACTGGGAGTGGCGCAACGGCTTCCAGGTCCACACCGGCGTGAACTTCACCAAGGAGGGCGTCAAGGAGACCTTCGAGATCGTCGAGGGCATCCCGGTCCAGGCGGGCAGGTACAGCCACGACGAGCTGCAGACCGTGTTCTCTACGAACCAGGCGAAGCCGTTCTCGGTCTACATCCGCAACATCACCGGCGGCTTCTTCGGCGGCGACCGGAGCTCCACTTCGTTCACTCTGCTCGCCCGGCGCGGCGAGCGACTGACCTCGGAACTCACCTGGGACCACAACGACGTGGACATCGACGCGGGCAGCTTCCAGGTCAATCTGGGCCGCCTCCGGCTCTCCTACTCGATCACACCGCGGATGCTGGTCCAGGCGCTCGCCCAGTACAACGATCAGTCCGACAACGTCTCCGCGAACCTCCGCTTCTCCTGGCTGCAGGACGCGAACACGGGATTGTTCGTGGTGTACAACGAAGTGGACGAACTCGGCGCCCGCATCCTCTACGAGCGGCCGGATCGCACCGTCATCGTGAAGTACAGCCGGCTGGTCGACGTCTTCCGTTGA
- a CDS encoding DsbA family protein, which translates to MNPKDLRVYFSFRSPFSWFAFHRITTTGVLDWNGIDAVPIFPFGKGANLSAGRAKSSYVRQDAERIAKAYGLPMNWPKGGDDPDWFPPHQIYVWARGQGKAIDYAREAFMARFGRGLDLASDEVMRAAAAAAGLDGDEALAVAHDPKWKDAVMAGFAHTREDGAFGVPLFIYRGERFWGNDRLDWLLREVARSEGREVTDLAASPLAPVYSA; encoded by the coding sequence ATGAACCCGAAGGATCTGCGCGTCTACTTCTCCTTCCGCTCCCCCTTCTCGTGGTTCGCCTTTCACCGGATCACGACGACCGGTGTGCTCGACTGGAACGGGATCGACGCGGTGCCGATCTTCCCCTTCGGCAAGGGGGCCAACCTCTCCGCCGGGCGCGCGAAGTCGAGCTACGTCCGCCAGGATGCGGAGCGGATCGCGAAGGCCTACGGACTACCGATGAACTGGCCGAAGGGCGGCGACGATCCGGACTGGTTCCCGCCGCACCAGATCTACGTCTGGGCACGGGGGCAGGGCAAGGCGATCGACTACGCACGCGAGGCGTTCATGGCCCGGTTCGGACGCGGCCTCGACCTCGCCAGCGACGAGGTCATGCGTGCCGCCGCGGCCGCCGCGGGCCTCGACGGCGACGAGGCCCTGGCCGTCGCCCACGATCCCAAGTGGAAGGACGCCGTCATGGCCGGCTTCGCCCACACGCGGGAAGACGGCGCCTTCGGCGTACCGCTCTTCATCTACCGCGGCGAGCGCTTCTGGGGCAACGACCGCCTGGACTGGCTCCTGCGGGAAGTGGCGCGCTCGGAGGGCCGGGAAGTAACCGACCTCGCGGCGAGCCCGCTGGCGCCGGTCTACTCCGCGTAG
- a CDS encoding TRAP transporter small permease subunit → MPLFEQHRARLARAESTCRRLPAAFAVVGGIALAMLLGITVAEVLWRYVLNDSLPWTEDVSTMSLAVVVAAAVAYGAGEGSHVCLNLIARFAARRVTRVTDAIARLLGLGVTALAAYALFVHGSCGPPCGDVTGNVSIPHTPFYYVLGASLAVYGSLLASQMLLGLAVWNAEDPNEPVE, encoded by the coding sequence TTGCCCCTGTTCGAACAGCACCGCGCGCGCCTGGCGCGGGCCGAGTCGACCTGCCGCCGTCTGCCGGCCGCCTTCGCCGTCGTGGGCGGCATCGCGCTCGCGATGCTGCTCGGAATCACGGTGGCCGAAGTCCTGTGGCGCTATGTCCTGAACGACTCGCTGCCCTGGACCGAGGATGTCTCGACCATGTCGCTCGCCGTGGTGGTGGCCGCCGCGGTCGCCTACGGCGCCGGCGAGGGCTCCCACGTCTGCCTGAACCTGATCGCGCGTTTCGCGGCCAGACGGGTCACGAGGGTCACGGACGCGATCGCCCGGCTTCTGGGCCTGGGCGTGACGGCGCTGGCCGCCTACGCCCTGTTCGTCCACGGCAGTTGCGGGCCACCCTGCGGCGACGTGACCGGCAACGTCTCGATCCCGCATACGCCCTTCTACTACGTACTCGGCGCGTCGCTGGCTGTCTATGGATCCCTGCTCGCGTCCCAGATGCTCCTGGGTCTGGCCGTCTGGAACGCCGAAGACCCGAACGAGCCGGTCGAATGA
- a CDS encoding TRAP transporter large permease, which translates to MTAGTGIALLGFIALFALLLIRVPAGLAMLIVGAAGIAMIRPGAVVPVVAGEIFAVSSRYSLTILPLFMLMGNLALVSRMSQDLYRAAHSWLGRFRGSLASASIVACAGFSALSGSSLAAALTMGRVSLPEMRRFRYDDSLATGAIAAGGTLGILIPPSAGLVIYGIITEESIGRLFMAGVIPGILLTLLFVLAIWIVVRRDPDKAPHATASVPWRERLRATARAAWILGIVVVTIGGIYAGIFSAIEAAGMGALLALVAACVRRTLNRKTVIEVANSTLKASGTAFLVLFGAFVFKIFLGFTGIAFVASEWVGEQGFSGAQVVLLVLIMFIVLGTFLDGFAMLVLTVPLVQPILESLGVDMIWFGVMIVIALEMGLISPPVGLNIFVVKGVAPDVPVRTMFRGIVPFWLALLAAMVLIALLPRIATLLPDAMYG; encoded by the coding sequence ATGACGGCCGGAACCGGCATCGCGCTGCTGGGCTTTATCGCCCTCTTCGCCCTGCTCCTGATCCGCGTGCCCGCGGGGCTGGCGATGCTGATCGTGGGCGCGGCCGGGATCGCCATGATTCGCCCCGGCGCCGTCGTCCCGGTCGTGGCCGGGGAGATCTTCGCGGTCTCCTCCCGCTACTCCCTCACCATCCTGCCCCTGTTCATGCTGATGGGCAATCTGGCCCTGGTCTCCAGGATGAGCCAGGACCTGTACCGAGCCGCCCATAGCTGGCTCGGCCGCTTCCGGGGCAGCCTCGCTTCCGCGTCGATCGTCGCGTGCGCAGGATTCTCTGCTCTTTCGGGCTCGTCGCTGGCCGCCGCGCTGACGATGGGCCGCGTGTCGCTGCCCGAGATGCGGCGGTTCAGGTACGACGATTCGCTCGCTACCGGCGCCATCGCCGCCGGCGGAACGCTCGGCATCCTGATCCCGCCGTCGGCAGGGCTCGTGATCTACGGGATCATCACCGAGGAGAGCATCGGGCGCCTGTTCATGGCCGGAGTCATCCCCGGGATTCTGCTCACCCTCCTCTTCGTTCTTGCCATCTGGATCGTCGTCAGGCGAGACCCGGACAAGGCGCCGCACGCCACGGCGTCCGTTCCGTGGCGGGAACGGCTCAGGGCCACCGCGAGGGCGGCGTGGATTCTGGGCATCGTCGTCGTGACGATCGGCGGCATCTACGCCGGCATCTTCTCCGCGATCGAAGCGGCCGGAATGGGAGCGTTGCTGGCGCTGGTCGCGGCCTGTGTGCGGCGTACGCTGAACCGAAAGACCGTGATCGAAGTGGCGAACTCCACGCTGAAGGCGAGCGGCACCGCCTTCCTGGTGCTGTTCGGCGCGTTCGTGTTCAAGATCTTCCTTGGATTCACCGGCATCGCCTTCGTCGCCTCCGAGTGGGTCGGCGAACAGGGGTTCTCGGGTGCTCAGGTCGTCCTGCTGGTGCTGATCATGTTCATCGTCCTCGGCACCTTTCTGGACGGATTCGCGATGCTGGTGCTCACCGTTCCGCTGGTCCAGCCGATCCTCGAGTCGCTGGGCGTCGACATGATCTGGTTCGGTGTGATGATCGTCATCGCACTCGAGATGGGCTTGATCTCGCCTCCGGTCGGGCTGAACATCTTCGTCGTGAAGGGCGTGGCGCCAGACGTGCCGGTCCGCACGATGTTTCGCGGCATCGTTCCGTTCTGGCTTGCCCTCCTCGCGGCGATGGTTCTGATCGCGCTCCTTCCCCGCATCGCCACGTTGCTGCCGGACGCCATGTACGGATGA
- a CDS encoding TRAP transporter substrate-binding protein, which yields MAKPSRILVLGLLLACGCRPASDTRELSLAHFLPADHPLDEAVFTPFSQELAELSGGRLTVRQFPAGALNSSAPAQYSILRSGVADIALAIPAYTADLFPRTDLIAYPGICKTTRDCTEAMLRARSVLEPEYQARVLALWSNAAPVLLTRNAPVRTLEDMRGLKIRVSTRSAIPFIEALGASAVMQPGTVVHQSLATGVIDGVAISPSGIVTFQLHEPADYLTSWLPASGLPFVLLMNQEVYDGLSPEARGWVDQAADVSLSMAGAVAYERAGAEGISLAEEAGVETIDLPESEKRRFERAIASVREAGLARQVGESTAGEVIRLFGGAGTAETPRRRR from the coding sequence ATGGCGAAGCCCAGCCGGATCCTCGTCCTCGGCCTGCTGCTCGCCTGCGGCTGCCGGCCCGCCTCCGACACCCGGGAACTGTCGCTCGCGCACTTTCTGCCAGCCGATCACCCTCTGGACGAGGCGGTGTTCACGCCGTTCTCGCAGGAACTCGCGGAGCTCTCAGGCGGCAGGCTGACCGTCAGACAGTTCCCCGCCGGCGCCCTCAACTCGTCGGCGCCGGCCCAGTACTCGATTCTGCGTAGCGGCGTGGCCGACATCGCCCTCGCCATTCCCGCCTACACCGCCGACCTCTTTCCCAGGACCGACCTGATCGCCTACCCCGGCATCTGCAAGACGACGAGGGACTGCACCGAGGCCATGCTGCGCGCCCGGTCGGTACTGGAGCCGGAGTACCAGGCACGGGTGCTGGCGCTCTGGTCCAACGCCGCCCCTGTGCTGCTCACCCGCAACGCGCCGGTACGCACGCTCGAAGACATGCGCGGGCTCAAGATCCGGGTTTCGACCCGGAGCGCCATCCCGTTCATCGAAGCGCTAGGCGCGAGCGCCGTCATGCAGCCCGGGACGGTCGTCCACCAGAGCCTGGCGACAGGAGTCATCGACGGCGTCGCGATCTCCCCCTCGGGGATCGTCACCTTCCAGCTCCACGAGCCGGCCGACTACCTGACCTCCTGGCTTCCCGCGTCCGGGCTGCCGTTTGTCCTGCTGATGAATCAGGAGGTGTACGACGGCCTTTCTCCCGAGGCGCGGGGCTGGGTCGACCAAGCCGCGGATGTCTCCCTGTCGATGGCCGGGGCCGTCGCCTACGAACGCGCCGGCGCCGAGGGGATAAGCCTGGCGGAGGAGGCCGGCGTCGAGACCATCGATCTTCCGGAAAGCGAGAAGCGCCGGTTCGAACGGGCCATCGCCTCCGTGCGTGAAGCAGGCCTTGCACGCCAGGTGGGCGAGTCGACGGCTGGCGAGGTCATCCGTCTGTTCGGGGGAGCGGGAACTGCCGAGACGCCACGTCGCCGACGATGA
- the cobA gene encoding uroporphyrinogen-III C-methyltransferase, with translation MSAPGRVTLIGAGPGDPDLITVLGRKRLRAADVVLHDRLAAPELLAEAKADAEIVDVGKRPGDEVQARQRRIEKLMIERARAGAHVVRLKGGDPSVFGRGGEEIEACAAAGVPCEVIPGVSSIVAAAAVAGIPLTHRGVSLGFAVVSARNAEGGEPDWAGLSGADTVVVLMPARRLERIGRGLIAAGRRPATPVAVVERATTTEQRTVHCTLQTLAAGDHSGRIKPPCVVIVGDVASRQFPLPRTDG, from the coding sequence ATGAGCGCTCCGGGGCGGGTCACGCTGATCGGGGCCGGACCGGGCGATCCGGACCTGATCACCGTCCTCGGACGGAAGCGGCTGCGGGCGGCGGACGTGGTGCTGCACGACCGGCTCGCGGCCCCGGAGCTTCTGGCTGAGGCGAAGGCGGACGCCGAGATCGTCGACGTCGGCAAGCGTCCCGGCGACGAGGTGCAGGCCCGGCAGCGCCGGATCGAGAAGCTGATGATCGAGCGTGCCCGGGCCGGTGCCCATGTGGTCCGGCTCAAGGGTGGCGACCCGTCCGTCTTCGGTCGCGGCGGCGAGGAGATCGAAGCCTGTGCCGCCGCGGGCGTGCCCTGCGAGGTCATTCCCGGCGTGAGCAGCATCGTGGCCGCGGCCGCGGTCGCCGGCATCCCGCTGACGCATCGCGGCGTGTCCCTGGGCTTCGCCGTCGTGTCGGCGCGGAACGCCGAAGGCGGCGAACCGGATTGGGCCGGTCTGTCCGGCGCGGACACGGTCGTCGTCCTGATGCCGGCGCGTCGACTGGAGCGCATCGGCCGCGGCCTGATCGCCGCCGGACGCCGACCCGCCACGCCGGTGGCAGTCGTCGAGCGGGCGACCACTACCGAACAGAGGACGGTGCACTGCACCCTTCAGACGTTGGCGGCTGGAGACCACTCAGGCCGGATCAAGCCGCCGTGCGTCGTCATCGTCGGCGACGTGGCGTCTCGGCAGTTCCCGCTCCCCCGAACAGACGGATGA
- a CDS encoding bifunctional precorrin-2 dehydrogenase/sirohydrochlorin ferrochelatase — MRAPRAAAALSGTHPPSYYPVFLSLAERLVVVVGGGPVAERKVAGLLPCGARVRLVAPEVTARLARLAERGEIEHLARAFRPGDLEGAFLALGEPGDGSSDAAFFEEAERRGIFANVEDDLDHCSFIAPSIVRRGDLVVAISTSGRAPALAVRLRERLERELGPEYGDLLELAGRLRAPLARAVPEFEERRRRWYKLVDSDVLELFRDGRAAEARERAERILGVSAEEVGG; from the coding sequence ATGCGGGCTCCACGTGCTGCAGCCGCGTTGAGCGGCACTCATCCTCCGTCGTACTACCCGGTTTTCCTCTCGCTCGCCGAGCGGTTGGTTGTCGTCGTGGGAGGCGGTCCCGTGGCGGAGCGAAAAGTGGCTGGCCTGCTGCCGTGTGGTGCGCGCGTGCGCCTTGTCGCGCCGGAAGTGACGGCGCGCCTTGCCCGACTGGCCGAACGCGGCGAGATCGAGCACCTTGCGCGCGCCTTCCGGCCCGGCGACCTCGAAGGTGCGTTCCTGGCGCTCGGCGAGCCGGGGGACGGGTCGAGCGATGCCGCGTTCTTCGAGGAGGCGGAGCGACGCGGCATCTTCGCAAACGTGGAGGACGACCTGGATCACTGCAGTTTCATCGCCCCGTCGATCGTCCGGCGCGGCGACCTCGTCGTCGCGATTTCAACCTCCGGCCGGGCGCCGGCGCTGGCCGTCCGGCTGCGCGAGCGGCTGGAGCGGGAACTGGGGCCGGAGTACGGCGATCTGCTGGAGCTGGCGGGCCGTTTGCGGGCGCCCCTGGCGCGGGCCGTGCCCGAGTTCGAGGAACGCCGCCGGCGCTGGTACAAGCTCGTGGATTCGGACGTGCTCGAGCTGTTCCGCGACGGCCGGGCGGCGGAAGCCCGCGAACGTGCGGAGCGGATTCTCGGTGTGTCCGCGGAGGAGGTGGGCGGATGA
- a CDS encoding phosphoadenylyl-sulfate reductase — protein sequence MSTDVNPGDLGGAVLEFPGPAADGDLCVLGWAMELELATPEQVLRWAHGRWGSGLTLATSFQAEGMVLLHMCHQLGLPVRIVTLDTGRLPEETFRHIEHVRLHYGVDVEIVAPRASDVARLVKREGPNLFYASVAGRQRCCSVRKVEPMRRALARTPAWLSGLRRDQTPTRDVLNKVEVDRVTRTKGRLVKVCPLLDWTEDQVWAYIHEQGVPYHPLYDRGYRTIGCAPCTRPSRPGEGARGGRWWWESHTGKECGLHVLQPR from the coding sequence ATGTCGACCGACGTGAATCCAGGCGACCTCGGCGGCGCCGTTCTCGAGTTCCCCGGCCCGGCCGCCGACGGCGATCTCTGCGTGCTCGGCTGGGCGATGGAGTTGGAACTCGCGACCCCGGAGCAGGTGCTGCGCTGGGCTCATGGCCGTTGGGGGAGTGGGCTGACCCTGGCGACGTCCTTCCAGGCAGAGGGCATGGTCCTCCTGCACATGTGCCACCAGCTCGGCCTGCCGGTTCGTATCGTGACGCTCGACACCGGTCGGCTGCCGGAAGAGACCTTCCGGCACATCGAGCATGTGCGCCTGCACTACGGCGTCGATGTCGAGATCGTCGCGCCGCGCGCCTCGGACGTTGCGCGCCTGGTCAAGCGGGAGGGACCGAACCTCTTTTACGCTTCGGTCGCGGGGCGGCAACGTTGCTGCAGTGTGCGCAAGGTGGAGCCGATGCGCCGGGCCCTGGCGCGCACCCCCGCCTGGCTGAGCGGCCTGCGCCGGGATCAGACGCCAACGCGCGATGTCCTGAACAAGGTCGAGGTCGACCGGGTGACGAGGACGAAGGGGCGTCTGGTCAAGGTCTGCCCGCTGCTCGACTGGACCGAGGACCAGGTCTGGGCCTACATTCACGAGCAGGGAGTGCCCTACCACCCGCTGTACGACCGTGGCTACCGGACGATCGGCTGCGCGCCCTGCACCCGTCCTTCACGGCCCGGAGAGGGGGCCCGCGGAGGTCGCTGGTGGTGGGAGTCGCACACCGGCAAGGAATGCGGGCTCCACGTGCTGCAGCCGCGTTGA